The Niallia alba genome includes a window with the following:
- a CDS encoding VanW family protein, with protein sequence MDITSLRPKKRSPLRLYFGKKFYITKRYAQWIISRKQYAKKKQMAFLPHSYFTHKTMLLRELKDVDMKLQYNKIINLKIAVSTLNQIVLEPGETFSYWRTIGKPTYKKGYVDGMVLYAGSYRTGVGGGLCQLSNLIYWMTLHTPLTVVERHRHSYDVFPDSNRTQPFGSGATCSYNYLDLQIKNETDATFQLCLEVTNSHLKGEWRGASPSLIRYEVFEKAHQIMPAYFGGYIRHNQIYRKKFNKRGVLLEEEYITENHALMMYEPLLSSSEKMQ encoded by the coding sequence ATGGATATAACATCGTTAAGACCTAAAAAAAGGTCACCCCTTCGTCTTTACTTCGGAAAAAAGTTTTATATAACCAAGAGATATGCCCAATGGATTATATCAAGGAAACAATATGCGAAGAAAAAACAGATGGCGTTTTTACCTCATTCCTATTTTACCCATAAAACCATGCTGCTAAGGGAATTAAAGGATGTTGATATGAAGCTGCAATATAATAAAATTATAAATTTAAAGATTGCGGTTTCGACATTAAATCAGATTGTCCTAGAACCAGGAGAAACATTTTCGTATTGGAGAACGATTGGAAAGCCAACTTATAAAAAAGGCTATGTTGATGGGATGGTTCTTTATGCCGGAAGCTATCGAACCGGAGTAGGTGGCGGTTTATGCCAGCTGTCTAATCTTATCTATTGGATGACATTGCATACACCCTTAACTGTAGTAGAAAGACATCGCCACAGTTATGATGTTTTTCCAGATTCCAACCGAACACAGCCGTTTGGTAGTGGAGCAACATGTTCCTATAATTATTTGGACCTACAAATCAAGAACGAAACAGATGCCACTTTTCAGCTATGCCTGGAAGTGACGAATTCCCATTTAAAAGGAGAATGGAGAGGGGCATCGCCCAGTTTAATTCGTTATGAGGTTTTTGAAAAGGCGCATCAAATCATGCCAGCTTATTTCGGAGGCTATATTCGTCACAATCAAATTTATCGAAAAAAATTTAATAAAAGAGGTGTCTTATTGGAAGAAGAGTATATTACAGAAAATCATGCATTAATGATGTATGAACCACTTCTTTCATCAAGTGAAAAGATGCAGTAA
- a CDS encoding ISLre2 family transposase, with amino-acid sequence MNQCNTKMPSLKELEKTLFRTLQMTFQEILVQTLENWDLEIAQQRDKRRFALRDKREIRVDTAFGAVELKRNYYFDRVTKKYICLLDHYLQFQGNKGFSPLLEEWGLELATNGSSYRKAVETFEQFLGYSAMSHEALRQHLLHTSVLPAKEKRPFQKVLFVEVDGLYVKSQEKKKRGWELKFAAVHEGWKENGKRVRLRNKRHFLYEEKEPFWEAFETFLQNHYAYDPTQTLLIINGDGAGWITACREYFRERAFFTMDRFHVARSMKQLMKSHPRYRYMKRALKNYQVETLLLELNSAVGTMDTPEEEEKLAHFLGFLTHHQETIKDYRSWLQEKGVDTTAYRPMGSAEAMMNQLAKRLKNGRAWSKKGVMSMARLWIGLKDDLSIQTIYGKWEKATEKSKKEHRPKRKIPTKLVTETVRQNMPYLNQAIGKPVHFALQGLKGF; translated from the coding sequence ATGAATCAATGTAACACAAAAATGCCATCATTAAAAGAATTGGAAAAAACTTTATTTCGAACACTACAAATGACCTTTCAAGAAATCCTTGTTCAAACATTAGAAAATTGGGATCTAGAGATTGCTCAGCAACGAGACAAAAGAAGATTTGCTTTACGAGATAAACGAGAAATACGAGTAGATACAGCGTTTGGAGCAGTGGAGCTGAAGCGTAATTATTATTTCGATCGTGTAACCAAAAAATATATTTGTCTGTTAGATCATTATTTACAGTTTCAAGGGAATAAAGGGTTTAGTCCACTATTAGAAGAATGGGGGCTAGAATTAGCGACAAATGGTTCCTCCTATCGAAAGGCGGTGGAAACGTTCGAACAATTTTTAGGCTATTCGGCGATGAGCCACGAAGCATTACGGCAACATCTTCTTCATACAAGCGTACTTCCCGCTAAGGAAAAACGTCCTTTTCAAAAGGTGTTGTTTGTCGAAGTAGATGGATTATATGTGAAGAGTCAAGAAAAGAAAAAGCGTGGATGGGAGTTGAAATTCGCCGCTGTACATGAGGGATGGAAAGAAAACGGAAAGCGAGTCAGGCTCCGAAATAAAAGGCATTTTCTCTATGAAGAAAAAGAACCCTTTTGGGAAGCTTTTGAAACATTCTTACAGAATCATTATGCGTATGATCCAACCCAAACCTTGCTTATTATTAATGGCGATGGAGCAGGCTGGATAACGGCATGTCGGGAGTATTTTCGGGAACGCGCCTTTTTCACCATGGACCGTTTTCATGTCGCTCGTTCGATGAAGCAACTAATGAAGAGCCATCCTCGATACCGCTACATGAAAAGAGCGTTAAAAAACTACCAGGTAGAAACATTACTTCTAGAGTTGAATAGCGCAGTAGGAACAATGGATACACCAGAAGAAGAAGAAAAACTAGCGCATTTCCTCGGCTTTTTAACGCATCATCAGGAAACCATAAAAGATTACCGTAGTTGGTTACAGGAGAAAGGCGTGGACACGACAGCGTATCGTCCAATGGGAAGTGCAGAAGCAATGATGAATCAATTAGCCAAACGATTAAAAAATGGAAGAGCATGGAGCAAAAAAGGCGTCATGAGCATGGCACGTTTGTGGATTGGGTTGAAGGATGATCTATCTATCCAAACGATATATGGAAAATGGGAAAAAGCCACGGAAAAATCAAAGAAAGAGCATCGACCGAAAAGAAAAATACCCACAAAATTAGTAACAGAAACCGTGCGTCAGAACATGCCATACTTAAATCAAGCGATTGGAAAACCCGTTCACTTTGCCTTACAGGGATTAAAAGGTTTTTAA
- the gatC gene encoding Asp-tRNA(Asn)/Glu-tRNA(Gln) amidotransferase subunit GatC: MSRITKEEVKHVANLARLEITEEEAELFQKQLDAIISFAEELKELDTEGIEPTSHVLDMKNVLREDVPTKGLPVEEVLRNAPDHQDGQIKVPSIIE, from the coding sequence ATGTCAAGAATTACAAAGGAAGAAGTAAAGCATGTTGCCAATCTTGCTAGACTTGAAATAACAGAAGAGGAAGCAGAGCTTTTTCAAAAGCAATTAGATGCTATTATTTCTTTTGCAGAAGAACTAAAAGAATTAGATACAGAGGGAATCGAGCCAACTTCCCATGTTTTAGATATGAAAAATGTGCTTCGTGAAGATGTACCAACAAAAGGCTTACCTGTTGAGGAAGTTTTACGCAATGCACCAGATCATCAAGATGGACAAATTAAAGTTCCATCTATTATTGAGTAA
- the gatA gene encoding Asp-tRNA(Asn)/Glu-tRNA(Gln) amidotransferase subunit GatA has protein sequence MSLFDQKMADLQELLHKKEISVTDLVKESYNRIKDVDEKVQAFLTLDEDNALSQASALDDKLVNGEHSGSLFGMPIGIKDNIVTKNLRTTCSSKILENFQPIYNATVMDKLQAAGAITIGKLNMDEFAMGSSTENSYYQKTKNPWNLETVPGGSSGGSAASVAAGEVFFSLGSDTGGSIRQPAAFCGVVGLKPTYGRISRFGLVAFASSLDQIGPITRTVEDNAFLLNAISGLDPMDSTSANVAVPDFTKGLTGDIKGMKIAVPKEYLAEGVSEDVRQSVLDALKVLEKLGATWEEVSLPHSKYALATYYLLSSSEASANLSRFDGVRYGYRTDNAETLIELYKRSRAEGFGDEVKRRIMLGTFALSSGYYDAYYKKAQKVRTLIKKDFEDVFEKYDVIVGPTTPTPAFKLGEKVDDPLTMYANDILTIPVNLAGVPGISVPCGFSNGLPLGLQIIGKHFDEASVYKVAYAFEQATDYHNQKPTL, from the coding sequence ATGAGTCTTTTTGATCAAAAGATGGCGGATTTACAAGAACTATTACATAAAAAAGAGATATCAGTAACTGATTTAGTGAAAGAATCGTATAATCGCATAAAAGATGTAGATGAGAAAGTACAAGCATTTTTAACATTAGATGAAGACAATGCTTTATCACAAGCAAGTGCATTAGATGACAAATTAGTAAACGGGGAACATTCAGGTAGCTTATTTGGAATGCCGATTGGTATTAAAGATAATATTGTGACAAAAAACTTGAGAACAACATGTTCTAGCAAAATCTTAGAAAATTTCCAGCCGATTTATAATGCTACTGTTATGGACAAGCTGCAAGCAGCAGGAGCTATAACAATTGGAAAGCTTAATATGGACGAGTTTGCTATGGGATCTTCTACAGAAAATTCTTATTATCAAAAAACGAAAAATCCATGGAATCTTGAAACAGTTCCTGGTGGATCATCAGGTGGATCTGCAGCATCCGTAGCTGCAGGAGAAGTATTTTTTTCTCTTGGTTCAGATACTGGTGGTTCCATTCGTCAACCAGCAGCATTCTGTGGGGTTGTCGGTTTAAAACCTACATATGGAAGAATTTCTCGTTTTGGTTTAGTTGCATTTGCTTCTTCACTGGATCAAATTGGACCAATTACACGTACGGTAGAAGATAATGCTTTCTTGCTTAATGCTATTTCCGGATTAGACCCAATGGATTCCACTTCGGCAAATGTAGCTGTGCCTGATTTTACAAAAGGTCTAACTGGAGATATCAAAGGCATGAAAATAGCGGTTCCGAAAGAGTATCTAGCAGAAGGAGTAAGCGAAGATGTTCGCCAATCTGTTCTTGATGCATTAAAAGTATTGGAAAAATTAGGAGCTACATGGGAAGAAGTATCTTTGCCACATAGTAAATATGCCCTTGCAACTTACTATTTATTGTCTTCTTCAGAAGCATCAGCAAACCTATCTCGATTTGATGGTGTTCGCTATGGTTATCGCACGGATAATGCCGAAACATTAATTGAACTATATAAACGTTCTCGCGCAGAAGGATTTGGAGATGAAGTAAAGCGTAGAATTATGCTTGGAACCTTTGCTTTAAGCTCTGGCTACTATGACGCATATTATAAAAAAGCACAAAAAGTACGTACTCTAATCAAAAAAGATTTTGAAGATGTATTTGAAAAGTATGATGTTATTGTGGGGCCAACTACTCCTACACCTGCTTTTAAGCTAGGGGAAAAGGTAGACGATCCATTAACAATGTATGCCAATGATATTCTAACGATTCCAGTAAACCTTGCTGGTGTTCCAGGGATTTCGGTTCCTTGTGGCTTCTCTAACGGTTTACCACTTGGTTTACAAATTATCGGAAAACATTTTGATGAAGCATCTGTGTATAAAGTAGCTTATGCATTTGAACAGGCGACAGATTATCATAACCAAAAACCAACGCTGTAA
- the gatB gene encoding Asp-tRNA(Asn)/Glu-tRNA(Gln) amidotransferase subunit GatB: protein MEFETVIGLEVHVELKTQSKIFSASPNHFGAAPNTNTTVVDLGYPGVLPVLNKKAVEYGMKASMALNCEIATETKFDRKNYFYPDNPKAYQISQFDKPIGEHGWIEIEVDGYKKKIGITRVHLEEDAGKLNHEKGYSLVDFNRQGTPLIEIVSEPDIRTPNEAYAYLEKLKSIIQYTGVSDCKMEEGSLRCDANISIRPVGQEEFGTKTELKNLNSFNFVRKGLEYEEQRQREVVSSGGVINQETRRFDEATNTTLLMRVKEGSDDYRYFPEPDLTDLYIDEDWKARIRAEIPELPDARQKRYMEEWGLPEYDAKVLTVTKEMADFFEETVANGAEPKLASNWVMGDVSAYLNAEQKELAEVKLTPENLAGMIKLIGNGTISSKIAKQVFKELIENGGDAEAIVKEKGLVQISDEGALLKIIGEVLDNNPQSIEDFKNGKQKAIGFLVGQLMKATKGQANPQMVNKLLVEEMNKR, encoded by the coding sequence ATGGAATTTGAAACAGTCATTGGGCTAGAGGTCCATGTAGAGTTAAAAACACAATCAAAAATATTCTCAGCAAGTCCCAATCACTTTGGTGCTGCGCCGAATACAAATACAACAGTAGTAGATTTAGGCTATCCTGGCGTACTACCTGTTTTAAATAAAAAGGCAGTAGAATATGGCATGAAAGCGTCTATGGCATTAAATTGCGAAATAGCGACAGAAACAAAATTTGACCGTAAGAACTATTTTTATCCAGATAATCCGAAGGCATACCAAATTTCCCAATTTGATAAGCCAATTGGTGAACATGGCTGGATTGAAATTGAAGTCGATGGCTATAAGAAAAAAATCGGCATTACCCGTGTTCATTTAGAAGAGGATGCAGGGAAACTGAATCATGAAAAAGGATATTCGTTAGTGGACTTCAACCGTCAAGGAACGCCGCTAATTGAAATCGTTTCTGAGCCAGATATCCGCACACCAAATGAAGCGTATGCGTACTTAGAAAAATTGAAATCCATTATCCAATATACAGGCGTATCTGACTGTAAAATGGAAGAAGGTTCTTTGCGTTGCGATGCCAATATTTCGATTCGTCCGGTAGGCCAAGAGGAATTCGGAACAAAAACGGAATTGAAAAACTTGAACTCCTTTAACTTCGTACGTAAAGGATTAGAATATGAAGAACAACGTCAAAGAGAGGTTGTCTCTTCAGGCGGAGTAATTAATCAAGAAACACGTCGCTTTGATGAAGCTACAAATACAACATTGCTAATGCGTGTAAAAGAAGGCTCAGATGACTATCGTTATTTCCCAGAACCGGATTTAACAGATTTGTATATCGATGAAGACTGGAAAGCAAGAATTCGCGCAGAAATTCCAGAATTACCAGATGCAAGACAAAAGCGTTATATGGAAGAATGGGGCTTACCAGAGTACGATGCAAAAGTATTAACCGTTACGAAGGAAATGGCTGATTTCTTCGAAGAAACCGTTGCAAACGGAGCAGAACCAAAACTTGCTTCAAACTGGGTAATGGGAGATGTTTCTGCCTACTTAAATGCAGAGCAAAAAGAGCTAGCGGAAGTAAAGCTTACTCCAGAAAACCTTGCGGGCATGATTAAACTCATTGGAAATGGTACCATTTCTAGTAAAATTGCAAAGCAAGTGTTTAAAGAGTTGATTGAAAATGGCGGAGATGCTGAAGCAATTGTTAAAGAGAAAGGACTTGTCCAAATTTCCGATGAAGGTGCATTGCTGAAAATCATCGGCGAAGTATTGGATAACAATCCTCAATCCATTGAAGACTTTAAAAATGGAAAACAAAAAGCGATTGGTTTCCTTGTCGGTCAGTTGATGAAGGCAACAAAAGGACAAGCTAATCCGCAAATGGTCAATAAATTATTAGTCGAAGAAATGAATAAAAGATAA
- the plsY gene encoding glycerol-3-phosphate 1-O-acyltransferase PlsY has product MHLIILILSSYLIGSLPAALIIGKVFYGIDIRKHGSFNPGATNSIRVLGKKAGIAVLLLDVGKGALAASLPYLLMVDVNPLYTGLIAVIGHCFPIFAGFRGGKAIATTAGTLLVASPALFLIAYFAFFAVIFVTKYVFIGSISVGITIFLYALFSPNIQHDWLFFLFLLLLIFLHRSNIINFIHRQEPKINDKNIKKDRINPKKIV; this is encoded by the coding sequence ATGCATTTGATTATTTTAATCCTATCTTCCTACTTAATCGGTTCTTTACCGGCTGCCTTAATTATCGGTAAAGTTTTTTATGGCATTGATATTCGGAAACATGGCAGCTTTAATCCAGGAGCGACTAATTCCATTCGCGTATTAGGCAAAAAAGCCGGGATTGCTGTTCTGCTGCTTGATGTTGGGAAAGGAGCTCTTGCGGCAAGTCTACCGTACTTGCTTATGGTAGATGTTAATCCGTTATATACTGGATTAATAGCTGTTATTGGTCATTGTTTTCCAATCTTCGCTGGGTTTCGCGGTGGAAAAGCTATTGCCACAACAGCCGGCACTCTTCTCGTTGCCAGCCCAGCCTTGTTTTTAATTGCCTATTTCGCCTTCTTTGCTGTTATTTTTGTAACAAAATATGTATTCATAGGTAGTATTTCCGTTGGGATAACGATTTTCTTATATGCATTATTTTCTCCCAACATCCAGCATGACTGGCTCTTTTTCTTGTTTTTATTACTATTAATCTTTTTACATCGCTCTAATATTATTAATTTTATTCATCGTCAAGAACCAAAAATAAATGATAAAAACATAAAAAAGGATCGAATTAACCCGAAGAAAATAGTCTAA